The Marinilongibacter aquaticus genome has a window encoding:
- a CDS encoding RNA polymerase sigma-70 factor, producing MNFDKEERSSGTGLRKAANKEVEFNQEVVLKNTFKTSIEEGFELMFRYYYTPLCSNAIRIVYDREAAEDIVADVFEDFWEKRVHTEMKTSYKAYLYQAVRNKSLNYLHRITNKNYVTDELNEEVLNKGFHVTPEDIVNFHELIQNLEKAIGSLPKQSRRAFQLHRLDGKRYSEIAEELNITVSAVERLISRALKKIKEALSNETCLSLLLLLIAN from the coding sequence ATGAATTTCGACAAGGAAGAGCGATCCTCTGGAACGGGCTTGCGGAAAGCGGCAAACAAAGAAGTGGAGTTCAATCAAGAGGTTGTGCTGAAGAACACTTTCAAGACGTCTATCGAAGAGGGTTTTGAATTGATGTTCCGGTATTATTATACGCCTCTTTGCAGCAATGCCATCCGGATTGTGTACGACCGCGAAGCCGCAGAGGACATTGTGGCCGATGTTTTCGAAGATTTTTGGGAAAAGCGGGTACATACTGAAATGAAGACTTCTTATAAGGCCTATTTGTACCAAGCTGTGCGAAACAAATCGCTGAATTATTTGCACCGAATCACAAACAAAAATTACGTGACTGATGAGCTGAATGAAGAGGTGCTGAACAAAGGTTTTCATGTTACTCCCGAAGACATTGTCAATTTTCATGAGCTTATTCAAAATCTCGAAAAAGCCATTGGTAGCCTGCCCAAGCAGTCGAGAAGAGCCTTTCAATTGCACAGGTTGGATGGCAAGAGATACAGCGAAATTGCCGAGGAGCTAAACATTACAGTCAGTGCCGTGGAGCGGCTGATAAGCAGGGCATTAAAGAAAATAAAGGAGGCTTTGAGCAATGAAACTTGTTTGAGTTTACTTCTTCTGCTTATCGCGAATTAA
- a CDS encoding FecR family protein, which yields MEKSNSRKILFKFFEGKHTTFEGKMIEEWLQDDENKELYFEYLHEWELRNPQVQVDLEAKFATLNGSWKKQSKSLEMPEEEIPSRFPWKRILKAAAVLLVCFCAGAYLYTSLAERTKGDMAYQKQVDALKNGSGEIFEKENVSEKPLLVNLPDGSSILLQAGAKISYNPKTFGVERRELILGGEAFFEVYKDSSKPFVVYANDLIAKVLGTSFTIKAKPGSDKTEVLVKTGKVAVFTQTDLHKSEKIEGKALEGLVLNPLEKVEVNGKESRISKPATVAPKDLSQDIETLNFNFDETAAEQVFATLEQAYKVDIVYDRASLADSKLTAHLGDEPLGEKLKLICLALEVSFQEIDEKIVIFKKE from the coding sequence ATGGAGAAGTCAAATTCAAGAAAAATACTTTTTAAGTTTTTCGAAGGGAAGCACACCACTTTTGAAGGAAAGATGATAGAGGAGTGGCTGCAAGACGACGAAAACAAGGAGCTTTATTTCGAATACCTGCACGAATGGGAATTGCGAAATCCGCAAGTGCAAGTGGATTTAGAAGCCAAATTTGCCACATTAAATGGAAGCTGGAAAAAGCAGAGTAAATCTCTGGAAATGCCTGAAGAGGAAATCCCCAGTCGGTTTCCGTGGAAACGTATACTGAAAGCGGCTGCGGTTTTGCTCGTGTGCTTTTGTGCGGGGGCCTATCTCTACACTTCGTTGGCTGAGCGAACAAAAGGAGACATGGCCTATCAAAAACAGGTGGATGCCTTGAAAAACGGTTCGGGTGAGATTTTCGAAAAAGAGAATGTGAGCGAGAAACCCCTGTTGGTCAATTTGCCAGATGGTTCATCGATTCTTTTGCAAGCGGGAGCAAAAATCAGTTACAATCCCAAGACTTTTGGTGTCGAAAGAAGAGAGCTGATTCTTGGAGGTGAAGCTTTTTTCGAAGTCTACAAAGATTCATCAAAACCTTTTGTGGTGTATGCCAATGATTTGATAGCGAAGGTTTTGGGTACAAGTTTTACGATAAAGGCCAAACCCGGATCGGATAAGACCGAGGTGTTGGTAAAAACCGGTAAAGTGGCTGTTTTTACGCAAACCGATTTACACAAAAGCGAAAAGATTGAAGGAAAGGCATTGGAAGGCTTGGTGCTTAATCCACTGGAAAAAGTAGAAGTGAATGGCAAAGAATCGCGTATCTCAAAACCCGCGACAGTCGCTCCAAAGGATTTGTCGCAAGATATTGAAACCCTGAATTTCAATTTTGATGAAACCGCCGCCGAGCAAGTTTTCGCCACATTGGAACAAGCCTACAAAGTAGATATTGTGTACGACAGGGCAAGCTTGGCAGATTCGAAACTTACCGCACATTTGGGCGACGAACCGTTGGGCGAAAAGTTGAAATTGATCTGTTTGGCTCTCGAAGTTTCCTTTCAAGAGATTGACGAAAAGATTGTGATTTTCAAAAAAGAATAA
- a CDS encoding TonB-dependent receptor has translation MRISALQLLLLLGFLSGSFAREGYAQGVLDQKISISFENKPIKVVLKEIERSSSVKFIYSSDLINSSRPISAEYKNTAVAKVLDGILSHLSLDYAVSGNQIVIKRAKSPNEKNEKASSSVHIIKGKVLDENGEGFVGVTVRVKDTSNGTATDTGGNFEIEANIGDVLVFSFVGYQNQEITVGNATLLEVTMKTDSQALEEVVVVGYGTARKKDLTGAVASVDIENTRNQPNTNASQMLRGTVAGVQIRDNGRPGQSGTIQIRGVNSISASSSPLIVLDGIIYSGGSLADINPNDIESIDILKDASSTAIYGSLATNGVIEITTKKGKSGKPKFSVNSYGGYSDYAYLPDYLTADEYLNARKDAEIAEGGAVPFSPTELENIAVGRSINPFDAIKQSAPMTNLELSASGRTDKVSYFLSGAQSTSKSPVRGDNFSRLSGRMNLGIQATNWLKIGLNSGYSSRDNSGVRASLSSTSYLSPFASLYLEDGVSPNPLPQDWGLVSNPLLGTLLDDNKSISTVFFSNAYADVNLWKGLSYKMNVGYTRNDSKDFYYSPSYQPLNRLGSGYKALGESQNLTLENIVKYKQRIDDKQSVDLTLLYGIYQLNNQNSKLSSQNIFNDALGYNSLEIGEGYAIDAGAAQTRQASGMARLGYALLDKYMLTLSVRRDGFSAFGTGRKYGVFPAAALAWNLSDEKFFSKIKDIDFLKVRVSWGRNGNRGISAYSSQSQMTLSNYVFGDGANTSIGLYTTTLANPNLGWETTESLNIGADLQAFKNRISLSANVYFSNTYDLLLNQTIPNTNGFETFLRNIGKVKNKGVEVDLKTVNIQKGDFAWNSHFAFSLNRNKVVQLTGRDINNDGIEDDDIASGWFIGYPLGSNFDYVFDGIFQEGDDLSLIAGAQPGDIKFKDVSGPNGTPDGVITPLDRQVVSNSQPKFLLGITNIFNYKNFSLSTNVNIREGGYSPNPLVNPGSNFFDQANFLNVPYWTASNPINTAPRINYRNPLNYGFYQSRSFVRLQDVSLAYNFPQKWMSSLKISNLQIYVSGKNLHTWTKWQGWDPEFGGGGRSPGNSGPLLKTYIAGINLSL, from the coding sequence ATGAGAATTTCAGCCTTGCAACTCCTTTTGCTTCTTGGTTTCCTCAGCGGGTCTTTCGCAAGGGAAGGGTATGCTCAGGGAGTGTTGGATCAAAAGATATCGATCAGTTTTGAGAACAAGCCTATTAAAGTGGTGCTCAAAGAGATCGAAAGGAGCAGCTCGGTTAAGTTTATTTACAGTTCCGATTTGATCAATTCCAGTCGGCCGATCAGTGCCGAATACAAGAATACCGCAGTGGCCAAAGTGCTCGATGGCATTCTCAGTCACCTCAGTTTGGATTATGCCGTTTCGGGCAATCAAATTGTAATTAAAAGGGCCAAAAGCCCAAACGAAAAGAATGAAAAGGCCTCGTCGAGTGTCCACATCATAAAGGGTAAGGTGCTGGATGAAAACGGAGAAGGTTTTGTGGGGGTGACCGTCCGCGTAAAAGATACCTCGAATGGTACGGCTACAGATACAGGGGGTAATTTTGAAATCGAAGCGAATATTGGCGATGTGCTGGTATTTAGTTTTGTGGGGTATCAAAATCAAGAAATCACGGTAGGCAACGCCACACTTTTGGAAGTGACGATGAAAACCGATTCGCAAGCTCTTGAAGAAGTAGTAGTGGTAGGTTATGGCACGGCCCGAAAAAAGGATTTGACCGGAGCTGTGGCAAGTGTGGATATCGAAAATACAAGGAATCAGCCCAACACGAATGCTTCTCAAATGTTGAGAGGTACTGTGGCGGGTGTGCAGATTCGCGACAACGGTCGGCCAGGGCAGAGTGGAACCATACAGATAAGAGGGGTCAATTCCATCTCGGCAAGCAGTTCGCCGTTAATAGTGCTCGACGGAATTATTTATTCGGGGGGGAGTTTGGCCGACATCAATCCGAACGATATCGAATCAATCGACATCTTGAAAGATGCCAGCTCTACAGCCATTTATGGTTCATTGGCCACCAATGGGGTGATTGAAATCACCACAAAAAAAGGGAAATCGGGTAAACCGAAATTTTCGGTGAACAGCTATGGGGGGTATTCGGATTATGCCTATTTGCCTGATTACTTGACGGCCGATGAGTACTTGAATGCTCGAAAAGATGCCGAAATCGCAGAAGGCGGTGCGGTTCCATTTTCACCCACCGAATTGGAAAATATTGCAGTGGGCCGATCCATCAACCCTTTTGATGCCATAAAGCAATCGGCTCCCATGACCAATCTGGAACTGAGTGCGTCGGGAAGAACAGATAAAGTGAGTTATTTTTTATCTGGGGCACAATCGACTTCCAAATCTCCGGTGCGTGGAGACAACTTTTCGCGTTTGTCGGGAAGGATGAATCTGGGCATTCAGGCCACAAATTGGCTAAAAATTGGTCTCAATTCGGGTTACTCTTCCAGAGACAATTCGGGTGTACGGGCTTCTTTGTCGAGTACTTCGTATTTGAGTCCTTTTGCAAGTTTGTATCTCGAAGACGGCGTTTCGCCCAATCCATTGCCTCAAGATTGGGGCTTGGTTTCCAATCCATTGCTGGGCACATTGCTCGACGACAACAAATCCATTAGCACGGTTTTCTTTTCGAATGCTTATGCCGACGTAAACCTTTGGAAAGGCCTTTCGTACAAAATGAACGTGGGGTATACGCGAAACGATTCGAAAGACTTTTATTACAGCCCTTCTTATCAGCCATTGAATAGGCTGGGTTCGGGGTATAAGGCTTTGGGAGAAAGCCAAAACTTGACCCTGGAAAACATTGTCAAATACAAACAGCGAATCGACGACAAGCAGAGCGTGGATCTCACTCTTTTGTATGGAATTTATCAGCTGAACAACCAAAATTCGAAGCTTTCGAGCCAAAATATTTTCAACGATGCGTTGGGCTACAATTCGCTCGAAATTGGTGAAGGTTATGCAATTGATGCAGGAGCGGCACAAACCAGACAGGCTTCGGGCATGGCCCGATTGGGTTATGCTCTTTTGGATAAATATATGTTGACTTTGAGTGTCCGTCGTGACGGTTTTTCCGCATTCGGTACGGGCCGAAAGTACGGGGTTTTCCCTGCGGCTGCTTTGGCTTGGAACTTGAGCGACGAGAAGTTTTTCAGCAAAATAAAGGATATCGACTTCTTGAAAGTGCGTGTGTCTTGGGGAAGAAATGGAAACCGCGGAATCAGTGCGTATTCTTCGCAAAGTCAGATGACTTTGAGCAATTATGTGTTTGGCGACGGAGCCAATACTTCCATTGGTTTGTACACTACCACTTTGGCCAATCCCAATTTGGGTTGGGAAACCACCGAAAGTTTGAACATTGGGGCTGATTTACAGGCCTTTAAAAATCGGATTTCCCTTTCGGCGAATGTGTACTTTTCCAACACCTACGATTTGTTGTTGAACCAAACCATTCCGAATACCAATGGCTTTGAGACATTCTTGAGGAACATTGGAAAAGTGAAAAACAAAGGTGTAGAGGTGGATCTGAAAACGGTGAACATACAGAAAGGCGATTTCGCTTGGAACAGCCACTTTGCCTTTTCTTTGAACCGCAACAAAGTGGTGCAACTTACCGGAAGAGACATTAACAACGACGGAATTGAAGACGACGACATTGCTAGCGGTTGGTTTATCGGTTATCCTTTGGGTTCGAATTTCGATTATGTTTTCGACGGTATTTTCCAAGAAGGCGACGACTTGTCGCTTATTGCTGGAGCACAACCGGGCGATATAAAATTCAAGGATGTCAGCGGGCCAAACGGCACACCCGACGGCGTAATAACACCATTGGATAGGCAGGTGGTGAGCAATTCGCAACCCAAATTCTTGTTGGGTATCACCAATATTTTCAATTATAAGAATTTCAGTCTTTCAACCAATGTGAACATCCGCGAAGGCGGCTACAGCCCAAATCCATTGGTCAATCCGGGGTCGAATTTCTTTGATCAGGCGAATTTCTTGAATGTACCGTATTGGACGGCCAGCAATCCGATTAACACAGCTCCGCGGATCAATTACAGAAATCCGTTGAATTACGGCTTTTACCAAAGTCGAAGTTTCGTGAGACTACAAGACGTGTCTTTGGCCTACAATTTTCCACAAAAATGGATGTCTTCGCTTAAAATCTCGAATCTGCAGATTTATGTGAGCGGGAAAAACCTACATACTTGGACGAAATGGCAGGGCTGGGATCCGGAATTTGGCGGGGGCGGACGTAGCCCTGGAAACTCGGGACCACTCTTGAAAACCTATATCGCGGGCATTAATCTCTCACTTTAA
- a CDS encoding RagB/SusD family nutrient uptake outer membrane protein yields MKKIINKIIVLCLIFATSCSDDYLKEVPLDRFSPENLLTNAAGFEAAVVALYEAARQEHIIASNNFEYMTVGTDQTQWGRNDSRGNKDYSLLNPNLSATIIYWDWAYKQMITRANLILSSIDDPALEMDSDVRDNIKGQALFFRAYTYNFLANIYGGVPIVQDRITEPKFDFVRNSRAEVLAFAVGDLEEASQILPMDVEDGRIPKAAAYHLLSEVYISLGMETQDNGLFAKSVEAASMVIDKQVGDYEMMTSRFGPAASKAGDVFSDIFADGQVNHSSGNKEVIWAWQFESFTLGGSFSSSSANNSIRYWAPEYDKLQTPNGAKNISPDSLGRGIGVNSPTNYVKYDVWSLDTTDIRNSMYNIRRTYYYNNPEDPEYFGKPILTQKGEDGNLYEARNDGSLTDIVLDTLRQYYPYFRKIEGPAINGNVLSGNTSKDFSRMRVAETYLLRAEAYFRQGDLAKATADINTVRARAKARLISESELDEDFILDERTRELIVEEPRLRTLIRMGRLVDRVRKYNSDPSVPNGPSSGTTIKDFNRFWPIPQKVIDANTGAVLEQNPGY; encoded by the coding sequence ATGAAAAAGATCATAAATAAAATCATTGTCCTTTGCTTGATTTTCGCTACTTCGTGTAGTGACGATTACCTGAAGGAAGTGCCCTTGGACCGGTTCAGTCCTGAAAACTTACTGACGAATGCTGCCGGTTTTGAAGCCGCGGTGGTGGCTCTTTACGAAGCGGCCAGGCAGGAGCACATCATCGCTTCGAACAATTTTGAATACATGACGGTGGGAACCGACCAAACGCAATGGGGAAGAAACGATTCGCGTGGCAATAAAGATTACAGCCTTTTGAACCCGAACCTTTCGGCTACAATTATTTACTGGGATTGGGCCTATAAGCAAATGATCACACGGGCGAACCTGATACTTTCGTCGATCGACGATCCCGCATTGGAAATGGATTCGGATGTGCGAGACAATATAAAAGGACAGGCCTTGTTTTTTCGGGCGTATACCTACAATTTTTTGGCCAATATTTATGGCGGCGTGCCCATTGTGCAAGATCGCATCACAGAGCCCAAGTTTGATTTCGTACGCAATTCGCGGGCTGAAGTCCTTGCTTTTGCCGTCGGTGATTTAGAAGAAGCCAGTCAAATTCTCCCCATGGATGTGGAAGACGGACGCATTCCCAAAGCCGCAGCATACCATTTGCTGAGCGAAGTGTACATTTCTTTGGGAATGGAAACCCAAGACAACGGCTTGTTTGCGAAGTCGGTTGAAGCCGCCAGTATGGTGATCGATAAACAAGTGGGCGATTACGAAATGATGACGAGTCGCTTTGGCCCCGCTGCGTCTAAAGCGGGCGATGTATTTTCGGATATTTTTGCCGACGGTCAGGTCAATCATTCTTCTGGAAACAAAGAGGTGATTTGGGCATGGCAATTTGAGTCCTTTACTTTGGGCGGCAGTTTTTCGAGCAGTTCGGCCAACAACAGCATTCGCTATTGGGCTCCTGAATACGATAAATTGCAAACACCAAATGGGGCCAAAAACATTTCTCCAGATAGCCTTGGGCGTGGAATTGGAGTAAATTCGCCGACAAACTATGTAAAGTATGACGTGTGGAGTTTGGATACCACCGATATCCGAAATTCGATGTACAACATTCGCAGAACCTATTATTACAACAACCCCGAAGACCCTGAGTATTTTGGAAAACCTATTCTAACCCAAAAGGGTGAAGACGGCAATTTGTACGAGGCCCGCAATGACGGCAGTTTAACCGATATTGTGTTGGATACTTTGCGGCAGTATTACCCTTATTTCAGAAAAATCGAAGGGCCGGCCATAAACGGCAATGTGCTTTCGGGCAATACTTCGAAAGATTTCAGTCGGATGCGAGTGGCTGAAACCTATCTACTGCGGGCTGAAGCCTATTTTAGGCAAGGGGATTTGGCCAAAGCCACAGCAGACATCAATACGGTGCGGGCCCGGGCAAAGGCACGGCTCATTTCGGAATCGGAGCTCGATGAAGATTTTATTTTGGATGAACGCACCCGCGAGCTGATCGTGGAAGAACCGCGACTTCGTACGCTAATCCGAATGGGTAGATTGGTCGATCGCGTGCGGAAATACAATTCCGATCCATCCGTGCCCAATGGACCCTCATCAGGGACAACCATTAAAGATTTCAACCGGTTTTGGCCGATTCCCCAAAAAGTGATCGATGCCAATACGGGGGCGGTTCTAGAACAAAATCCAGGTTATTGA
- a CDS encoding polysaccharide pyruvyl transferase family protein, whose protein sequence is MQNRREFIGQAGVLSLGALLSTGMMSWTKKSRPTILLVSGWQDVNIGDIAHTPGLLHVLETFVPEADIILWKKSKGQGNAVKELLERNFPKVRIVYGDAKPADGQIEKDIATAFEKADIMLHGSGPSLVGAENLNLWLKNTEKPFGVFGTTLQNPSAFHVGILKKASFIYTRETLSIDHLKEVGISGDHVRFAPDATFFMNIRDESKAVAFLEANQLEERKFICAIPRLRYTPYHQIRKVNWTAEKIKNVEETNLKHKEEDHAKMREAMIAWVRETGNKVLVCPEMTYEVDIMDELLIDPLPDDVKPHVLKRGYWMPDEAASVYAKAHTVLSFECHSPIIAAAVGTPFFYLRQPEDTIKGQMYYDLNFNDWVFEIEQTQGKQVADTLRKVWSDYPKARKLVSQNMKTVDQIYKDCCKAVKRLV, encoded by the coding sequence ATGCAAAATAGAAGAGAATTTATTGGTCAAGCCGGGGTGCTTTCATTGGGTGCATTGTTGAGCACAGGGATGATGAGTTGGACAAAGAAGAGCCGTCCGACCATCCTTTTGGTTTCGGGTTGGCAAGATGTGAACATTGGTGATATTGCCCATACGCCGGGTTTGCTGCATGTGCTGGAAACCTTCGTGCCCGAAGCGGATATTATCCTTTGGAAAAAGAGCAAAGGGCAGGGCAATGCGGTGAAAGAATTGTTGGAAAGGAACTTCCCTAAAGTACGTATAGTCTATGGCGATGCGAAACCGGCAGACGGCCAAATAGAGAAGGACATTGCCACGGCTTTTGAAAAAGCGGATATTATGCTGCACGGTTCTGGCCCAAGTTTGGTGGGAGCAGAAAACCTGAATTTATGGTTGAAAAACACCGAAAAGCCTTTCGGCGTTTTCGGGACAACCTTGCAAAACCCCAGTGCTTTTCATGTGGGCATCTTGAAAAAGGCTTCGTTTATATATACCCGCGAAACACTTTCGATCGATCATTTAAAAGAAGTGGGTATTTCGGGCGATCATGTGCGTTTTGCACCGGATGCGACATTTTTTATGAATATCCGCGACGAAAGCAAGGCCGTTGCTTTTTTGGAAGCCAATCAGCTTGAAGAAAGGAAATTCATTTGTGCCATTCCACGCTTGCGTTATACGCCTTATCACCAAATCAGGAAGGTCAATTGGACAGCCGAGAAAATCAAAAATGTGGAAGAAACCAATTTGAAACACAAAGAGGAAGATCACGCCAAAATGCGTGAAGCGATGATCGCTTGGGTGCGTGAAACGGGAAACAAGGTGCTTGTGTGCCCAGAAATGACCTATGAAGTGGACATCATGGATGAACTGCTTATCGATCCACTTCCCGACGATGTAAAGCCCCATGTGTTGAAAAGGGGCTATTGGATGCCCGACGAAGCGGCTTCTGTGTACGCCAAAGCTCATACGGTTTTAAGTTTTGAATGCCACTCACCCATAATCGCGGCGGCCGTGGGTACGCCATTCTTTTACCTCCGTCAGCCCGAAGACACCATAAAAGGACAGATGTACTACGACCTGAACTTTAATGATTGGGTTTTCGAAATTGAGCAAACGCAAGGAAAACAAGTGGCCGATACGCTGAGGAAAGTGTGGAGCGATTATCCCAAAGCCCGCAAATTGGTCAGTCAAAATATGAAAACGGTAGATCAGATCTACAAAGACTGTTGCAAGGCAGTGAAGCGTTTGGTTTAA